In Pochonia chlamydosporia 170 chromosome Unknown PCv3seq00008, whole genome shotgun sequence, the following proteins share a genomic window:
- a CDS encoding sugar transporter (similar to Aspergillus flavus NRRL3357 XP_002379736.1), with protein sequence METEKDNMDVVVETTSKVQQPAISAQAIASRNIALVNHAIEEVGFGRYQWQLFCTCGFGFFVDQMLVISVGLVQPQIVKQWSVKYPEMIIAALYVGALLGAILCGFAVDIIGRRLVWQVSLMFVTIWTLVAAASPNFAALAVFVGLQSIGGGGNLAIDLTVFIESLPKSKDYVLTALPLWWGVGNAIGGLLAWPLIDKFSCPQGSTPATCSSSENMGWRYQYILIGGLSLVMATIRIFFMKMEESPKWFVSQGRFDDAVGALKEMAHINKTEITITAGDFEPAIPDEGGDKKASLLGSLHFRGLFANKKQGFSTSGVMLLWACIGVAYPVYTLYLPVYLQNNGANLGNGSTFQTYRDYAISSTVGIFGPVLSTYLVNIPILGRRRAMAVTALCAAAFCGGFTTVRSEGSNIAFSSMISFWQNAFYGILYAYTPEVMPTANRGTGAGLALASGRIASLSSPFIAAFGDLTSSVPIWVLVGLYGVIAIVACLLPFEPHHFTEAERF encoded by the exons ATGGAAACGGAAAAAGATAACATGGACGTTGTAGTTGAAACAACCTCCAAAGTCCAACAACCAGCAATATCCGCACAAGCCATAGCGTCCCGCAACATCGCACTTGTCAACCATGCgattgaagaagttggatTTGGGAGATATCAATGGCAGCTGTTTTGCACCTGCGGATTTGGCTTCTTCGTTGATCAG ATGCTAGTAATATCCGTCGGTTTGGTTCAGCCGCAGATTGTCAAACAATGGAGCGTCAAGTATCCCGAAATGATTATTGCCGCGCTGTATGTCGGCGCCCTGCTTGGCGCTATACTCTGCGGATTCGCAGTTGACATTATTGGCCGTCGACTTGTTTGGCAGGTATCACTCATGTTCGTGACGATTTGGACCCTTGTTGCAGCGGCGTCACCTAATTTTGCTGCTCTGGCCGTATTTGTGGGCTTGCAGTCAATaggtggtggtggtaacT TGGCCATTGATCTTACCGTCTTCATTGAATCGCTCCCCAAGTCCAAAGATTATGTTCTCACCGCATTACCACTCTGGTGGGGAGTCGGAAACGCAATCGGCGGCTTGCTAG CATGGCCGCTCATAGACAAATTCTCTTGTCCCCAAGGCAGCACACCAGCCACCTGCAGCAGTTCCGAGAACATGGGCTGGCGCTACCAATACATTCTTATTGGCGGACTATCACTTGTCATGGCCACAATTCGCATCTTTTTTatgaagatggaagaatCACCCAAGTGGTTCGTCTCCCAGGGTCGCTTTGACGATGCCGTGGGTGCATTGAAAGAGATGgctcacatcaacaaaacCGAAATCACCATTACAGCTGGGGATTTTGAACCAGCCATTCCTGATGAAGGAGGTGATAAGAAGGCGTCTCTTTTGGGTTCCCTTCACTTCCGAGgcttgtttgccaacaagaaacaaGGCTTTTCCACCTCAGGAGTCATGCTTCTCTGGGCCTGCATTGGTGTTGC GTATCCTGTGTACACTCTCTACCTACCAGTCTATCTCCAAAACAACGGCGCAAATCTCGGAAACGGGAGCACCTTCCAGACATATCGCGACTATGCCATTTCTTCAACGGTTGGCATCTTTGGCCCCGTTCTCTCGACATATCTCGTCAACATTCCTATTCTCGGTCGTCGTCGCGCCATGGCAGTTACGGCTCTCTGTGCAGCAGCTTTCTGTGGCGGTTTCACCACCGTCCGCTCCGAGGGGAGCAACATTGCATTCTCGAGCATGATAAGCTTTTGGCAGAACGCCTTTTACGGCATTCTTTATGC ATATACCCCCGAGGTCATGCCAACAGCAAATAGAGGCACTGGTGCTGGTTTGGCACTGGCTTCTGGAAGAATAGCCTCTTTGTCTTCGCCATTCATTGCTGCTTTTGGGGACCTGACGTCTTCTGTCCCGATCTGGGTTTTGGTCGGCTTATATGGAGTCATTGCGATCGTTGCGTGTCTGCTACCATTTGAGCCTCACCACTTTACTGAAGCCGAGCGGTTTTAA
- a CDS encoding C6 transcription factor (similar to Metarhizium robertsii ARSEF 23 XP_007826109.2) yields MKRAQVPPLKRRRIRRSCERCRHKKVKCPAEKPSCSFCRRLNQSCVYLPRNQTDSSLPASLDVDSTNISGDYGAPNTNLIPLEYDSWRPDDPEPSAEALEHLARTYRDRIYFQPAPLFDPHQLKDQLRVFPYYLRWSFLALTLHFSSHAFYSGSESEAIDLYTTASRGVVQELCAEGVIRIEVLQSLCLLALCEILDGEYNRAWMTIGAAARLEALRLSQSRGAPIPPHSRDAISRCHWSIFVLEKTFTPNLVTPVQKLGRPKFPQSPEAPGPIEPYTVARSHCPDLSSNVQQDGNSPDLGINANCLELISIWGDIVAYLQDVRCGLVDCPWSNTSRHARLGVAFYEFEVRVSSLHMLRRASFPDRPISEIYERREYWMPWLTMEILYHASKAALDNPFVQLFALRGSNAKTQPGSYLQKAVDQALFNYEWVARLIQMVQGASFEMYDPLLGSAVAATATVPWIFQFARDEQVAQKARQNLELFESFLRTLSLQWPHIAGGLKILQELRSLSGQRDETGAQSTTIRFQPDLIWGLLCPSFPSTVSQAESNAKFEHSHPPSPNATLHVTTQYMHPLIDPPVSRPLDDESMDMFLNRPFDGFDGPFLDGFFSQTVLEGVF; encoded by the exons ATGAAGCGAGCACAGGTACCTCCACTCAAAAGACGTCGAATCCGTCGCTCGTGTGAGCGGTGTAG ACACAAGAAGGTCAAATGCCCGGCTGAGAAGCCAAGTTGTTCTTTCTGTCGTCGGTTGAATCAATCTTGTGTATATCTCCCTCGAAATCAGACAGACAGCTCGTTACCAGCTTCCCTCGACGTTGACAG CACAAATATATCTGGTGACTATGGAGCACCAAATACCAACTTGATACCTCTGGAATACGATAGCTG GCGACCTGATGATCCAGAGCCATCAGCAGAAGCTCTGGAACACCTTGCGAGGACCTACCGGGATAGAATCTACTTTCAACCAGCACCTTTATTTGATCCACACCAGCTGAAAGACCAGCTGCGTGTGTTTCCTTACTATCTTCGATGGAGCTTTCTCGCTCTAACTCTCCACTTTTCATCTCATGCATTCTACTCTGGGAGCGAATCTGAAGCCATTGATCTTTACACAACAGCTTCTAGAGGCGTGGTTCAGGAACTATGCGCAGAAGGTGTTATCCGGATAGAAGTATTGCAGTCGCTGTGTCTGTTGGCGCTTTGCGAGATACTCG ATGGTGAATACAATCGAGCGTGGATGACGATCGGGGCGGCAGCGAGATTAGAAGCGCTACGCTTGTCTCAGTCCCGCGGTGCACCCATTCCACCACATAGTAGAGACGCCATCTCAAGATGTCACTGGAGTATCTTCGTTCTAGAGAAAACCTTCACCCCAAACCTGGTCACCCCCGTACAAAAGCTTGGCCGACCCAAGTTCCCACAGAGCCCTGAAGCCCCAGGTCCCATAGAGCCGTACACTGTTGCAAGAAGCCATTGCCCCGACTTGTCTAGCAATGTCCAACAAGATGGAAACAGTCCAGATCTaggcatcaacgccaactgCTTGGAGCTCATATCAATTTGGGGTGACATCGTGGCATACCTCCAGGATGTTCGGTGCGGCCTTGTTGACTGCCCATGGTCAAATACTTCGCGACATGCAAGACTAGGGGTGGCATTTTATGAATTCGAAGTACGAGTCTCGAGCTTGCACATGCTCAGACGTGCCTCATTTCCCGATCGACCAATATCGGAAATTTATGAGAGGCGAGAATACTGGATGCCCTGGCTGACAATGGAAATTTTATACCATGCATCCAAGGCGGCTTTGGATAACCCATTTGTACAGTTATTTGCTCTTCGTGGAAGCAATGCAAAGACCCAACCGGGCTCTTACTTACAAAAGGCTGTGGACCAAGCTCTATTCAACTATGAATGGGTTGCGCGTCTGATACAAATGGTTCAAGGCGCATCGTTTGAGATGTATGATCCGCTATTAGGATCAGCAGTCGCGGCGACCGCCACCGTGCCCTGGATATTCCAGTTTGCCCGTGATGAGCAAGTCGCTCAAAAAGCACGGCAAAATCTTGAGCTGTTCGAATCGTTCCTGCGGACGCTGTCATTGCAGTGGCCGCACATTGCTGGTGGG TTAAAAATCCTTCAAGAACTGAGGAGCTTAAGTGGCCAGCGAGATGAGACGGGTGCACAGAGCACCACAATCCGCTTTCAACCAGATCTCATCTGGGGGCTTCTTTGCCCTAGCTTCCCATCAACCGTTTCACAAGCTGAGTCCAACGCAAAATTTGAGCATAGTCATCCTCCCTCGCCGAATGCCACACTGCACGTCACCACTCAGTATATGCATCCGCTCATTGACCCTCCTGTAAGCCGACCTCTCGATGATGAAAGCATGGATATGTTCTTAAACCGGCCTTTTGATGGGTTCGATGGTCCATTCCTTGACGGCTTCTTTTCGCAGACGGTGTTGGAAGGCGTTTTCTAA
- a CDS encoding FAD dependent oxidoreductase (similar to Metarhizium robertsii ARSEF 23 XP_007826108.2), producing MARISSTDKPLIIVGAGVFGLGLAYELAANRGYTNVTVLDRFVPPVPDGSSVDVSRVIRAEYADSFYGSLAVDAMKEWRSNPDWSSHFYDSGFVMLSSSRDHPYISQCRSQPVEVFESHGAEEKVKSLYPGVQAQFNGMTAVHNTLGGWADARAAVQGLAERCSLAGVSFLTGNAGTVTSLITEGSRVTGVETGAGSKLYADCVVLATGAWTNRLVPDFNLSLLATGQPVGFIQLTPEEAKRLSAMPVMINFDTGVFCFPPTPGSNMLKLARHGFGFATRVTTVDDRVISSPKLQENNAASHYLPEDAEESLRDGVRLYFPEFADRPWARLRMCWYTDTPKGDFVVDYHPKVEGLFLATGGSGHAFKFSPVLGKHIADCFENKASQSLRNKWAARLPDLSLTEYLQGDGSRAGPPMRVVTQQEQARL from the exons ATGGCCCGGATATCATCCACCGATAAACCCTTAATAATTGTCGGCGCGGGTGTCTTTGGACTTGGCCTCGCATATGAGCTTGCTGCTAACAGAGGATACACCAATGTTACCGTCCTTGACCGATTCGTCCCTCCGGTCCCTGACGGCAGTAGTGTTGACGTTTCACGCGTGATCCGCGCCGAATATGCAGATTCATTTTATGGATCGCTCGCGGTGGACGCCATGAAAGAATGGCGAAGCAACCCGGACTGGTCATCACATTTCTACGACTCGGGCTTTGTGATGCTGTCTTCCAGCCGGGATCACCCATATATAAGTCAATGCCGCTCGCAACCAGTGGAAGTTTTTGAATCCCAtggagcagaagaaaagGTCAAGAGCCTGTATCCGGGAGTACAAGCCCAATTCAACGGCATGACGGCTGTGCACAACACACTTGGTGGATGGGCCGATGCTCGGGCCGCGGTTCAAGGTCTTGCAGAACGATGCAGTTTGGCTGGGGTTTCATTCCTCACAGGAAACGCAGGAACAGTGACCTCACTCATAACGGAAGGTTCAAGGGTTACGGGTGTTGAGACTGGCGCGGGAAGCAAGCTCTATGCCGACTGTGTTGTTCTCGCAACAGGCGCTTGGACAAACCGCCTTGTCCCAGATTTCAATCTCAGTCTCCTAGCTACAGGGCAGCCGGTCGGATTCATACAACTCACCCCCGAGGAAGCCAAGCGACTTAGCGCGATGCCAGTTATGATAAACTTTGATACTGGAGTCTTCTGTTTCCCGCCCACGCCAGGCAGTAATATGCTGAAACTGGCTCGGCATGGCTTCGGCTTTGCTACACGAGTGACAACCGTGGACGATCGCGTAATATCGTCTCCGAAACTTCAAGAAAACAATGCGGCGTCACATTACTTACCCGAAGATGCTGAAGAGTCCCTACGAGACGGAGTTCGTCTCTACTTTCCTGAATTTGCGGATCGCCCGTGGGCACGGCTAAGAATGTGCTGGTATACGGATACGCCCAAGGGAGACTTTGTTGTCGACTACCACCCAAAGGTCGAAGGCTTGTTCTTGGCTACCGGTGGATCTGGCCA TGCGTTCAAGTTCTCACCCGTTCTCGGCAAACACATTGCCGACTGCTTTGAGAACAAAGCTTCCCAATCTCTGCGGAATAAGTGGGCAGCAAGATTACCGGATCTTAGTCTTACCGAGTATTTGCAAGGAGACGGAAGTCGAGCTGGGCCGCCCATGAGGGTAGTGACACAACAAGAGCAGGCGAGGTTGTAG
- a CDS encoding ankyrin repeat protein (similar to Neosartorya fischeri NRRL 181 XP_001259221.1) — translation MSNPHDYTVGWICAISTEYVAARAFLDKKHEPVEYLSPHDDNVYTLGEVGKHNVVIATLPDGEYGIAAAASVEDDMLNSFPNIRFTLMVGIGGGAPTEKHDIRLGDLVVSRPRNGNSGVLQYDFGKSIQDQDFHMTGFLNQPPRLLLAAISSLKAEYQEHGHQLNEAIYNVFTTTPRLRGSYQRPDQNSDRLYRSDFVHPPDNKSDCAATCGDSQSNLILRRQRAKGEDNPVIHYGLIASGSQLMKDAVARDKLAAEKNVLCFEMEAASLMNRFPCLVIRGICDYSDSHKNKKWQGYAAMAAAAYAKDLLSQISPRKVEDQARLSDVLSGIQNEINVMSNGLDKLVGDQEHEAILNWLTPVDYAPHQTDYLRRQQPGTRKWLIDSAEYQSWLKTDNDELTLFCPGMPGAGKTILTALVVEELTTRFQNEDSIGVAYLYCNFRRQHEQKAEDLLASLLKQLSQRQSPLPESVRALYSRHEKKRTRPSFAEISTTLQLVTSTFSNIFVVVDALDECQAADGCRARFLSEIFSLQAKQGAKFLATSRLIPEITENFEEAMTLEIRASNQDVQACLADRMLQFPDWVLRNPELQDEIKTGIITAVDGMFLLAQLHLDSLREKMSLKALRTALRKLPTGSEAYDCAYEHAMERIKGPVAKRVLSWITCAKRPLTTFELEHALAVEAEGSRLDEDNVCRVEDLVSPCAGLVTIDEESGIVRLVHYTTQQYFERTQARWFPNAEHDIARTCVTYLSFDNFESGYCVNDDEYRERLRLNKLYNYASQYWGHHALKCSTSIPEVIDFLEREKQVQASSQVIAASMPYLERPLYPSTRTKMTGLHLAAYFGIEKATSHLLNNNAMESRDWYDRTPLCFAARNGHTAVVQLLIASSKVDPDSADRRGQTPLSIAARKGHETVVQLLLAQKDINPDSKDDDGKTPLWWAAHNGGTAIVKLLLTMGRVDLEPKDGAGRTPLSCAAGNGHKDVVQLLLTKHEISLDAKDAYGRTPLSWAAGNGHGSITQLLVSNDNVNPDFKDVDGRTPLSWAAGQGREETTKVLLAQKNVDPDSKDTDGRTALSWAAGQASDPWVPWRWEKTAKLLLANENVDPGSRDHYGLTPLSWAVVQDQREITEALLTRGSTDLNSKDNYSGRTLLSFAAGNGHTQIVEMLLTRGASLNMKDNDGRTPLSWAAGNGHDMVITILLAQAEICPDLEDNDGRTPLSWAAGRGFKGAIKLLLARAGVDANSMDSNGWTPLRHAVEHGHAVAANLLLLAHNYGDVIENDDAADNSETGEETDEETDEETDEDYDCEETDEDYDFEETDDDNDVDEPYGDDYGEEAHEDDGGDETYEDNHGDENDAYKDASGDADADNGILPVRQRDDPAALTPMSGSTAFPDSVASTPTGKKSTDLKSVLVTETVTRTTERLQSLGIKDSTTSPGKTTRAPRSTLFPTTERWPAGKRFPSLATATRAPKSTLFTSSERWPAGKLFPSLKDEGLAQQKPLPLPTPSTNPASKGSVFIFGNSTWSTGLFDQEAMTATKSSIFSAETGTNSGQISSIPPGPTAETPPRDDFLVGTALGGETALKPNSFSPHRTEKEVLVPPKSGNITRGETGVPEAQDVEES, via the exons ATGTCGAATCCTCACGACTACACAGTGGGCTGGATATGCGCCATAAGTACCGAATACGTCGCCGCGCGCGCTTTTCTCGACAAGAAACACGAGCCGGTCGAGTATCTGTCCCCTCACGATGATAACGTATACACACTAGGCGAAGTGGGAAAACATAATGTCGTCATCGCCACATTGCCTGACGGCGAATATGGAATAGCCGCAGCGGCTAGCGTGGAAGATGATATGCTGAATAGCTTCCCAAACATCCGATTTACCCTGATGGTTGGGATTGGCGGTGGCGCGCCGACTGAAAAGCATGACATTCGTCTAGGTGATCTTGTTGTCAGTAGACCTCGCAATGGAAACAGTGGTGTATTGCAGTATGACTTTGGTAAATCCATTCAAGATCAAGATTTTCATATGACAGGATTCCTTAATCAGCCTCCCAGACTCCTGCTGGCGGCTATAAGCAGCCTTAAAGCTGAATATCAGGAGCATGGCCATCAGCTTAACGAAGCTATCTATAACGTTTTCACGACTACACCAAGGTTACGAGGGAGTTACcaacgaccagaccaaaacAGCGATAGGCTCTATCGAAGCGACTTTGTGCATCCTCCGGACAATAAATCAGACTGTGCGGCTACTTGTGGTGATAGCCAATCAAATCTTATTTTACGACGTCAAAGGGCTAAAGGTGAAGATAACCCGGTCATTCACTACGGTCTTATTGCATCTGGAAGCCAGTTAATGAAAGATGCCGTGGCCAGGGACAAGCTAGCAGCGGAGAAGAACGTCTTAtgttttgagatggaagccGCCTCGCTAATGAACCGCTTTCCCTGTCTGGTTATTCGCGGCATATGCGACTACTCGGACTCTCATAAGAATAAAAAATGGCAAGGCtatgcagcaatggcagcggcTGCGTACGCCAAAGACCTACTTTCTCAAATTTCTCCCCGTAAGGTCGAGGATCAGGCGAGACTCAGTGACGTTCTCTCAG GCATCCAAAACGAAATTAACGTCATGTCAAACGGACTGGACAAACTTGTGGGGGACCAAGAGCACGAAGCCATTCTAAACTGGCTTACGCCAGTGGACTATGCCCCGCATCAGACCGACTATCTCAGGAGACAGCAACCAGGAACTAGGAAGTGGCTTATTGATTCCGCGGAGTATCAATCATGGCTTAAAACTGACAATGACGAACTGACGTTGTTCTGTCCAGGCATGCCAGGGGCGGGGAAAACAATCTTGACAGCATTGGTGGTCGAAGAGCTCACCACTCGATTTCAAAACGAGGATAGTATTGGAGTTGCCTATCTCTATTGCAACTTTCGGCGACAGCACGAACAGAAAGCCGAAGACTTACTCGCAAGTCTACTGAAACAATTAAGCCAGAGGCAGTCCCCATTACCAGAGAGCGTGAGGGCTCTTTACTCGCGTCATGAAAAGAAGCGAACGCGACCATCTTTCGCCGAAATATCGACAACTCTCCAGTTGGTGACTTCCACGTTTTCAAACATCTTTGTCGTCGTCGATGCGCTTGATGAATGTCAAGCGGCCGACGGCTGCCGGGCGAGATTCCTATCAGAGATTTTCAGCCTCCAAGCTAAGCAAGGAGCAAAATTCTTGGCAACTTCGAGGCTTATCCCTGAAATTACCGAAAATTTTGAGGAAGCCATGACATTGGAAATCCGGGCAAGCAATCAAGACGTGCAGGCCTGCTTGGCTGACCGCATGTTGCAGTTTCCGGATTGGGTGCTTCGCAATCCGGAGCTTCAAGACGAAATAAAGACCGGAATTATAACAGCAGTGGATGGGAT GTTTTTACTAGcgcagcttcatcttgattcCTTGAGGGAGAAAATGTCGCTAAAGGCTCTACGCACTGCTTTAAGAAAACTCCCAACCGGCTCTGAGGCCTATGATTGTGCATATGAGCACGCCATGGAGAGAATCAAAGGTCCAGTTGCGAAGCGAGTCCTCTCTTGGATCACCTGCGCCAAGAGGCCCCTGACGACGTTTGAACTTGAACATGCACTTGCTGTCGAAGCTGAGGGATCCCGGCTTGATGAAGACAATGTATGCCGAGTAGAAGACTTGGTGTCCCCGTGTGCTGGTTTAGTCACAATTGATGAGGAAAGCGGCATTGTCAGACTAGTCCACTACACGACGCAGCAATACTTTGAGCGCACTCAGGCGAGGTGGTTTCCAAACGCAGAGCACGATATCGCAAGGACTTGCGTTACGTACCTGTCCTTCGATAATTTCGAAAGTGGGTATTGTGTAAACGACGATGAGTATAGAGAACGGTTGCGACTGAACAAACTTTACAACTACGCGTCGCAGTACTGGGGGCATCATGCTCTCAAGTGTTCGACTTCAATTCCAGAGGTTATTGACTTCCTCGAACGGGAAAAGCAAGTTCAGGCATCGAGCCAGGTAATCGCAGCCTCAATGCCATACTTGGAACGGCCTCTTTACCCATCAACTCGCACAAAAATGACGGGATTGCATCTGGCAGCATACTTTGGGATCGAGAAAGCAACGAGTCATctgctcaacaacaatgcaaTGGAGTCGAGAGACTGGTACGATCGGACACCGTTGTGTTTCGCAGCGCGGAACGGGCACACAGCAGTGGTGCAGCTGCTCATTGCCAGCAGCAAGGTCGATCCAGATTCAGCAGACAGACGTGGTCAAACGCCGCTGTCTATCGCGGCAAGGAAAGGACACGAAACGGTGGTGCAGCTACTCTTAGCCCAGAAAGACATCAACCCTGATTCcaaagatgacgacggcaaAACTCCTCTGTGGTGGGCAGCACACAATGGGGGAACAGCAATAGTGAAACTGTTGCTCACAATGGGCCGAGTAGACTTGGAGCCGAAAGACGGGGCGGGTCgaacgccattgtcgtgTGCGGCAGGGAATGGGCATAAGGATGTAGTACAGCTGCTGCTCACTAAACATGAGATTAGCTTGGATGCGAAGGACGCGTACGGCCGGACACCATTATCATGGGCAGCAGGGAACGGGCATGGATCAATTACGCAGTTGCTAGTCAGCAACGATAACGTCAATCCGGACTTCAAGGACGTGGATGGCCGAACACCGTTATCGTGGGCCGCGGGCCAAGGGAGAGAGGAGACGACAAAGGTGCTGCTTGCTCAAAAGAATGTTGATCCAGATTCGAAGGATACCGATGGCCGAACAGCATTATCCTGGGCCGCGGGTCAAGCGAGTGACCCCTGGGTTCCATGGCGTTGGGAGAAGACTGCAAAACTACTGCTTGCGAATGAAAACGTCGACCCTGGATCCAGAGATCATTACGGGCTTACGCCACTATCATGGGCTGTTGTACAAGACCAAAGGGAAATTACAGAGGCGCTACTGACACGGGGCAGCACCGACTTAAACTCAAAGGATAATTATAGTGGTCGAACGCTGCTATCATTTGCAGCAGGAAATGGCCACACACAGATTGTTGAGATGCTACTTACACGTGGCGCCAGTCTTAACATGAAAGATAACGATGGCAGAACTCCTCTATCATGGGCTGCAGGGAACGGGCATGACATGGTCATTACTATATTGCTCGCCCAGGCGGAAATTTGCCCCGATCTGGAAGATAACGATGGCCGGACACCATTATCATGGGCAGCAGGTAGGGGGTTTAAAGGGGCAATAAAACTGCTTCTCGCGAGAGCTGGAGTTGATGCGAACTCGATGGACAGCAACGGATGGACTCCGCTACGGCATGCAGTTGAACATGGGCACGCGGTGGCTGCTAACCTGCTACTTCTGGCGCATAACTACGGGGACGTTATAGAGAATGATGATGCGGCGGATAATAGCGAGACTGGTGAGGAGACTGATGAGGAGACTGATGAGGAGACTGATGAGGACTATGATTGTGAGGAGACTGATGAGGACTATGATTTTGAGGAGACTGATGACGATaatgatgttgacgagccTTATGGGGACGATTATGGTGAGGAAGCTCATGAGgacgatggtggtgacgaaACTTATGAGGATAATCATGGTGACGAGAACGATGCGTACAAAGATGCCAGCGGAGACGCCGACGCCGACAATGGTATACTTCCAGTTCGCCAAAGAGACGATCCTGCCGCACTGACACCAATGTCGGGAAGTACCGCTTTTCCGGACTCGGTTGCAAGCACACCGACTGGGAAGAAATCAACAGACCTAAAATCTGTTTTGGTCACTGAAACTGTCACCCGTACTACAGAAAGACTACAAAGCTTGGGAATTAAAGACTCTACAACGTCTCCGGGTAAAACAACACGGGCGCCCAGATCAACTCTTTTTCCAACCACTGAGAGGTGGCCTGCAGGAAAGCGTTTTCCGTCTTTGGCTACAGCAACACGGGCGCCCAAGTCAACTCTGTTTACAAGCAGTGAGAGGTGGCCTGCAGGAAAGCTTTTTCCGTCTCTGAAAGACGAGGGTCTCGCACAACAAAAACCTTTGCCACTACCTACTCCATCGACCAACCCAGCGTCCAAAGGATCTGTCTTCATTTTCGGGAATTCTACTTGGAGTACGGGATTGTTTGACCAAGAGGCTATGACAGCGACGAAGTCGTCTATTTTCTCAGCTGAGACCGGTACAAACTCTGGTCAAATTTCATCAATTCCGCCTGGCCCAACGGCGGAGACACCGCCCCGGGATGATTTCCTTGTTGGTACCGCTTTAGGTGGCGAAACTGCTTTGAAGCCCAATTCTTTTAGTCCTCATAGGACAGAGAAAGAGGTGCTTGTTCCGCCCAAGAGCGGGAACATAACGCGAGGGGAGACGGGAGTTCCAGAAGCccaggatgttgaagagagtTAG
- a CDS encoding Proteophosphoglycan ppg4 (similar to Metarhizium robertsii ARSEF 23 XP_007826256.1), whose amino-acid sequence MLWSLPATLLLATGASAHTAAFVKGMYCEGGPDPNNYNPNANDPVNPLWMLSKNDWWMQRKSGCLNNPPKNGASVALPAGGQFTVELAHNQAQTSLSFDGKFASAWPDGKNHPEDWRGPGNPPDCIQDDGALHTNNQSMAAGTAWAISYQSDLSKVTMENLVVFSVLEHTPWKRMATYSVPKDLPACPPGGCYCAWLWVPTGCGQPNMYMANYRCHVTGSSSNRKLAPAKAPVYCQNDQSKCVKGAKQMVAWNQAEGNNVQVPNGASPGYNQGMGWANGAQNDIFQ is encoded by the exons ATGCTTTGGTCACTTCCAGCCACTCTTCTCCTGGCCACGGGCGCTTCCGCTCACACGGCTGCCTTTGTCAAAGGAATGTACTGTGAG GGCGGTCCCGACCCCAACAACTACAACCCCAATGCCAATGACCCCGTCAACCCGCTTTGGATGTTGTCCAAGAACGACTGGTGGATGCAGCGCAAGAGTGGTTGCTTGAACAACCCCCCCAAGAATGGTGCATCTGTTGCCCTTCCTGCTGGTGGCCAGTTCACCGTTGAGCTTGCTCACAACCAGGCCCAGACTTCTCTGTCCTTCGATGGAAAGTTCGCCAGCGCATGGCCCGATGGCAAGAACCATCCCGAGGACTGGCGTGGCCCTGGAAACCCGCCTGATTGTATCCAGGATGATGGTGCTTTGCATACCAATAACCAGTCTATGGCTGCTGGTACTGCCTGGGCTATCTCCTATCAGTCTGACCTGAGCAAAGTCACCATGGAGAACCTCGTTGTGTTCTCTGTGCTCGAGCA TACCCCATGGAAGCGAATGGCTACCTACAGCGTCCCCAAGGACCTTCCTGCCTGTCCCCCAGGTGGTTGCTACTGCGCATGGCTCTGGGTTCCCACCGGAT GTGGCCAACCCAACATGTATATGGCCAACTACCGATGCCATGTTACCGGCTCCTCATCTAACCGCAAGCTTGCCCCGGCCAAGGCTCCCGTCTACTGCCAGAACGACCAATCCAAGTGTGTCAAGGGCGCTAAGCAAATGGTTGCCTGGAACC AGGCTGAAGGAAACAATGTGCAGGTTCCCAACGGTGCCTCTCCTGGATACAACCAGGGCATGGGCTGGGCCAACGGTGCACAGAACGACATCTTCCAGTAA